The sequence CACAGCTGAGCATCGGACCGCGCCGTGAGGGGCAACAAAATACCATCGACCGGCGTCTCGCGGGCCTGTTCAACGGCGGGCAACCGCAGCGCAATCAGGACGCCGATGATGGCAATCACCACGAGAAGTTCAACAAGCGTGAACCCGCGGCGCGAAGATGGATAACTGGTCAAGAGATTCGCCCTTCATGTGTCAGAAAAGGAAATGGAAAATCCATCTGCATTGGCAACATGCGGCGCCGGCGTCGATCGCGGCGAGGGACGACGCGGGCGTGATGAATTCAAATTTCGAGCGGCATGAAGGGGAGTCAGAAGCCTTTGAGCGGGTGGGGCAAATGGCCAAGGCGGGATCGCCTGCCGGGTGGTGTAATCGCGGAATTTACAAAATTTTCAGAGTATTCCTGTTTGCCTGCAAATCTACTAGACTAGATCTGAATCGAAAGCGTTATTTTGCATAATCACGGGGTAATTTATGGGATGCTGGCGATCACTCCTCCTTGTCGGTGGAATTTCTCTGGTTGCTGTGGCGGCCGGCTGTAGCAACGGCACTTACCCGGTGCATGGAACCATCGTCTTTTCCGACGGTACGCCTGCCAAGGAATTGGCGGGAGGAGCGGTCGAACTTGACTCGCTCGAACAGCCGATCAGCGCTCGCGGATCGATCGACGCCGAGGGGAAGTTTGTGATCTCCACCTACGAAGCCGAAGATGGCGCCGTGCCGGGCAAGCATCGGGTCTTGATCGTGTCGCGGCAGTCAACCGGCGACGAAGTGGTCGGCAAGGTGATCGAGTCGAAGTATCAGCGCTTCGAGACGTCGGGCCTGGAGCTAGAAGTGACGCCAGGCACGAACACGCCGACTTTTACGGTCGAACGCGCCAAGTCGCGACGTTAGCTGCCTGTTGAAAAATGCCATCGTGGCATTTTTCAACCTCCCCAGGCTCAGAGCGTAGCTCTTCGCGGCTCGCAAAATAACGACTTACGTCGCTATTTGGGGATCGCATCCCTGCGATCACGCAGTCCGCCGAGAAAATCAACGGACTGTTAGGCGAATCAACCCGGCGGCGATTAGTAGTCGTACCAAATCGCGAAGCCAACTTGTTGTTCCCAATATTCGTAGAACGAAAGTTGGCTGCTGTTGCCGTTGTAGTAGTTCAGGCCGATCCGTAGCAGGTGACCCGAGTCGTCGCCGACCCAGGCCCATCCGGTTTGCACCGTCAGGCTACCGCCCCAGTTGACTTCTTGCCGCAGGTGTCCGTCGACAGCGAAGAATGGTTCGCCTCGGATGCCGGTCGCTCGCGTCGGCGCCCACTCAAAACCAAAGTCCAATTCCCATGGCTGCGAGACGGTCGTGTAAAACGCCCACCCCAACTGGCCGTAGATGCGGACTCGGTCGGAGAAGTAGATCGAGTGCCCCAGGATCAGCACATCGCGCGAGTAGTTCAGCCGGTTGTAGCCCGGGTTCTTAATCAGGAACTCATCACCCAGGTGCGAACTGACGTGGTAGTAGCCGAAACGGGTGCGATGATTCGGGCGTTCGCGATAGCTCCAGGTCAGCTGCGTGCCTGCCCGGAAGTCGGCGCTGCGAACGTCAACATCTTCCGGAATATCGAGCCGCACCTTGGCCGAACCTTCGACATCCCACTGGATGCCTTGCGGCAGGAACGGGTCGTGGTTGCCATAGCGGAAAACGCCAAAACGACCACCTAGGTTGCCGTCTAGAACGGTCGAACCGCGATAGCCGGTCAGGTCGCCGATTTTTACCGACAGACGCGACTCCTGAACGTTTGCCAGATGAGCTTTGTAGATGTGACCGGTCGGCAATAGTTGAAAGTCGTACTGGTCGGTGCAGGGACCGCAGAACGGATCTTGGGCTAGTTCGTATTCCGACACTTCGATCGGGTGATCCGGAAACGGCAATTCGGTTTGCTGTTCGACCGCTTCGATATGCGAAATGCCCGAAATCCCAAAGGTCGGCCGCGGCCCGGTATAATCGTCCCCTGGCATCAGGGTATCGAGATCGCGTTGATGGGTTTCTCGATATTGGGCGTGAGCGGTTTCCACGGTAAACAGCAGACATAACGTTATCCCTACGGCGATGGTCGTCGCGTAGCGGATCGTCAGTTTGTCGCTTTTATCGGAAGTCATCGTCCTGGTCCTGCGTTGCTTCCTAAACTTCGCCGCAGTTGGTTGGGCCGCTCGCCTTACTTGGCGAAACATGAGGGGGCGTAGTTTAGTGATTGGGTGTAACCGGCTCTAGAGCACTTTTCGTCTCAAAGGTGAACCGGTTCACAAAATCTTGAAATAATTCCGCTAGCGAAACGTTGATAGAGTCATGGTATTGTTGGAATTCAGCATGTCCCCACTGAACAAAGGGGACAGCGTCAGCCAATACGTTGCCCGGAGCATCGATATTATCGACAGAAGTGGACTCGATTATCGACTCCATGCTATGGGAACGATCATTGAAGGCGAGATTGATGAGGTGCTAGCGGTGCTAAAAGCCTGTTTAGAGGCGATGGCGGCCGATTGCGATCGCATCACGTGCTCCGCAAAATTAGATTATCGCGCTGGATATTCGGGACGCTTGCAGACGAAAGTCGACTCGGTCGAGCAGAAACTGGGACGCCGTGTGAAGACGTTGGGTTCAGCTAGCAGCGAGCAAGATTCGTAATGTCGATCGATGCGATCGTCCTCGGCGGAGGAATTGTCGGACTTGCGACCGCTTATGAGCTGCTCCAGCGCGACCCGAATCGACGCGTCGTGGTCTGCGAAAAAGAAGCGGCTGTCGCAACGCACCAAACGGGACGCAACTCCGGCGTGCTGCATTCGGGCATCTACTACAAGCCGGGATCGCTCAAGGCGACCAACTGCCGCGCCGGCAAAGCGCTGATGGAGCAATTCTGTCGCGAGCATGCGATTCCCTACGACATCTGCGGCAAGGTGGTCGTGGCGATCGACTCTTCGGAACTTCCGCAGTTGGAAGGCATCTATCAGCGCGGTCAGGCAAACGGCGTCCGCTGCGAGCGAATCGGTCGCGAGCGTTTGCTGGAACTGGAGCCGCACTGCGCCGGGGTCGAAGCGATCCATGTGCCGGAGACGGGGATCGTCGACTATCGCCAGGTAAGCACGAAACTTGCCGATCTGATTCGTGAGCGCGGAGGAGAAATCTGGCTCGGCGCCAAGGTCGAAAAAATCTTCGAGCGCGAGAGTGAGATTTCGATTGAGACGACCGCTGGATCGGTTAGCGGAACGATTGCGATCAACTGTTGCGGGCTCTACTGCGACCGAGTTGCTCGCCTGACTGGAGCAAAGCCGGCGGCGAAGATCGTTCCCTTTCGCGGTGAGTACTTTGAGTTACGCCCCTCGGCGGAGCATCTCTGCAAGAACCTGATCTACCCAGTTCCCGACCTCAATTTTCCCTTTCTCGGCGTCCACTTTACCCGCATGATCGAAGGAGGCGTCGATTGCGGTCCCAATGCGGTCATGGCGCTGGCCCGCGAAGGGTATGGCAAGTTGGATATCAACTTGGCCGACCTGTGGGAATCGGTCAGTTACCGCGGTTTTCGCAAGCTGGTCGCCCGCCATTGGAAAGCGGGGTTGCAGGAGTTTTACCGCTCCTGTTCCAAGAAGGCGTTCGTACGATCGCTGCAGCGGCTGATTCCCGAGATCACCGCCGCTGACATTTTTGCGGCGCCGGCCGGTATCCGAGCCCAGGCGATCGCCGAGAGCGGCGACTTGGTCGACGATTTCCTGATCCAGCGGGAAGGGCGGATGATCAACGTTCTCAACGCACCCAGTCCCGCGGCGACTTCTTCGCTACAGATCGCCAAAACGATTGTCGACTCGCTCTAGATCTCGTGCTCTTGGCCCTCCTCTTTGTAGACGACTTTGTAGATGTCGCGGCGACGATCGTTCCAGTTTTGCACGTTGCCGATTTCGCGGTGGCGTCTTAGCTGTTCGACGTCGACGTCGTGAATGATCATCGTTTCGATGTTCGGATTGCATTCGGCCGCGATCGCGTCGCGGGCAAACTCGGCGTCGGCCGGCGTAAAGATCGCCGATTGAGCGTAGTGCAGGTCCGAGTTCTCTACAAACGGCAAGTTGCCGGTGCAGCCCGAGACGGCGACGTACACGTGGTTCTCGACGCAGCGAGCCATCGCACAGTGACGAATCCGCAGGTAGCCTTGCCGGGTGTCGGTGTTGAACGGCACGAAGACGATGCCGGCATCTTTTTGAGCTGCGATGCGGACCAACTCCGGAAATTCGATGTCGTAGCAGACCAGGATCGAGATCTTGCCGCAGTCGGTGTCGAAGACTTCCACCTTATCGCCTGGCGATACGCCCCACCATTTACGTTCGCTGGGCGTGATGTGAATCTTGTATTGCTTGCCAAGCGTCCCGTCGCGGCGGAACAGGTACGAGATGTTGTAAAGGGTCTCGTCCTCGATCACAAATTGCGATCCGCCGATGATGTTGACGTTGTGCTTGACCGCCATCTCGGTAAACAGATCGAGATATTGCGGGGTGAACTCGGCCAATTGCCGCGCCGCCAGACCCGGACGTGACGGAGGAACGCACGACAGCAACTGCGTCGTGAATAGCTCCGGAAAGACAACGAAGTCGCTCTTGTAGTCCGACGCGGCGTCGATGAAAAACTCGCATTGGGTAGCGAACTCGCCAAAGTCCTTCACGGCTCGCATTTCGTACTGCACCACGGCCAGGCGAATCGGCTCGACGACGTGATGATAGCGACGTTTGGCGTTGGCCCGATAATCGAGATTGAGCCATTCCAGGAAGGTTGCGTAACCGCACGACGCTTCGTCCGACGGGAAATAATCGGGAATTAATCCTTGCAACGCGAATCCGTTGGAAAGTTGGGCGGTCAGCACCGGGTCGAACAGGGCCCGCTCGATCACCTTGTCGATGTATTCTCGCGCCGACATTTCGTTGGCGTACTTGTGATAACCGGGCAGCCGGCCGCCAATAATGATCCGCGACAGGTTCAGGTTGCGGCAAAGCTCTTTTCGGGCGTCATAGAGCCGCCGCGAGAGTCGCATTCCGCGAAACTCCGGATCGACCATGATCTCGATCCCATAGAGGGTATCTCCCTTGGGATCGTGATTGCGAATCATGCCATTGTCGGAGATCGCCGACCAGTTGTGCCAAGCCATATTGGGATCGTATTCCACGATCAGACTGCTGGCCGAGGCGGCGATTTTGCCGTCGATCTCGACGCAGAGTTGACCAGCCGGAAAGGTGTCGATCTGGCTCTGGATATGCTCACGGCTCCAGGGCTTCATGCCGGGGAAACAGCGGAGTTGCATTTCGACTAACTGGTCGAAGTCATCCATCGTCAGGCGACGGACGACAGTTTTCCACTCAAAATCCTTTAGATCTAGCGTTTCCATCAAATGGCTTTCGGCTATTGGGTCAGCGGTGCGACGAACAGTGCTAACTATTTGAGATTCGCCCCGAGTCGCCAATCGCGACTGCGAAGCTATTCGGCGGCAGTCGGCGTTTCGGACGTGTTTCGCAGGTAGACGAGCGCAAACCAGTCGTACAGAAAATGAGTCGTGATCGGCGTGATCAGGTCGCCGGTCCAGTAGAACAGGAGGCCGAAATAGCAGCCCATGGTGGTAGCGGCCGCCGCGTACTCTAGCGAAAGGAAGTGGGCTAGGCCGAACAGGACGCTGACGATCAGGATCGCCGTCGCGGCGCCCCCGAAGGGATCCGGAATAATTTCCGTGAAACCCGATTGGAGAAATCCGCGAAACAGCGCCTCTTCGCACAGGCCGGCCGCAAAGGCGACCGCGCCCAGTTCTACAATCGTCGCACGGGAGAACTGCGGTATGACCTGAGTCTCCATCAACCGCTGCAGTTCGACCGAAGCGACGCTCTTGTTGAACCGCAGCAGGAAGAAAAAGCCAATCATCGGCAGCGTGGCGACGATGCCGATGCCAAACGCTTGGGCCGCCGCGGCCGGATCAGCAGCGTTCCAACTAGCGCTTTGCCAAGGAGAAACGCCAAACAGCCAGCCGAGAAAGATGGCCAGGACCAGCAACGCACCTTCGAGCTTGACCACCGAACTGACAAACCGTTCGGCCTGCTTGCGGGAAGAAACCGGCCGGGCTTCGCTCGATTCCGGCTCATTCGGTGGGATATCGGCAGTCAAAGAAATCTCGGGATGAGGAATTGGCGGACAATCGAATGGTCCTGGGATTTTCGCGTTCATCCTAGCGGAATCTGAGCTTCGCGTCATTCCGGCGACCAAGTCGGCATTCCCGCCTTGCCCCTCTGTGGAGGCGGTTCCTCCTCCTGGTTGACCGAGCGGTTCCGGTCGCCGTAATATGGGAAGTTTGTGTGTTGGTCCAAAGACTTGATATAAGCGGAGCGAATCCGGTGCCAGGTACATGCGTCATCGGCTTGCAGTGGGGCGACGAAGCGAAGGGAAAGCTCGTCGATTTGTTGACCAGGCGCCACGATGTGGTCGCACGGTTTTTGGGTGGCGCAAACGCCGGCCATACCGTCGTCGACGGAGAGAACACTTACAAGCTGCACCATATTCCGAGCGGGATTCTCAGCTTGGACGTCGCCAACGTCGTCACGGCGGGGGTCGTCATCAATCCACCGATCCTGCTGCAGGAAATCGACGGGCTAAAGGAGCGGGACGTTCCGGTCAAGAACCTCCTGCTTAGCGACCGCGCTCACATCATCTTCCCCTGGCACATGGCCGAAGATCGGGCGATGAACCAGTCGACCGCCGATGGCGAGAACATCGGCACCACGATGCGCGGCATTGGCCCGTGCTATCGCGACAAGGTCGGCCGTTCACATGCGATTCGCCTGGGAGACCTGGTTCGTCCTGGTCTGAAGGAGAAGATCGCACTGATCACCGCGGCGAAGAACAAGACGATCGCCAGCATGTACAACGAGGGGGAATTCACGCCGCTCGACGCCGATGCGATCTACGCCGAGTATTCCGGCTACGCCGATCGTCTGCGGGAATACGTCACCGATTCGACCGCCTATCTGCTCGACGCGGCCGACGAGAACAAACGCATTCTCTTTGAGGGCGCCCAAGGCGCGCTGCTCGACGTTGACCACGGCACCTACCCGTTCGTTACCAGCAGCAACAGCTCGGGCGTCGGCGCTTCGGCCGGTTCGGGCGTTCCGGCGAAGTTCATCAACCAGACGATTGGCGTCGTCAAAGCGTACAGCACGCGGGTTGGCGGCGGGCCGTTTCCGACTGAGCAAGACAACGAACTGGGCGAGAAGATCCGCGTCCGGGGTAACGAGTTTGGCACCACGACCGGGCGTCCGCGTCGCTGCGGTTGGCTCGACGCGGTGGCGGTCCGCTACACCGCCCGAATTAGCGGCATCGACACGATTGCGCTAATGATGCTCGACGTGCTGTCGACGCTGGACGAACTGAAGATCTGCGTCGCCTACGAACTGGATGGCGAGCGGCTGACCCACTTCCCCAGCCATGTCGACGACGTCCGCAAGGTTAAGCCGATCTACGAAACGCTGCCCGGTTGGGCCGACGAGATCACCGGCGCCCGTAGCATGGAAGATCTGCCGGCCAACGCGCTGGCGTACATCCGGCGGATTTCGGAACTGGTCGGCTGTGAAGTTGGCGTCGTGTCGGTCGGCCCTGATCGCAAACAGACGATTTTCACCGAGCAACTGGCGGAGTTGGTCGGCGCCGCCTCGTAGTTGACCGCTCGCACGGAACCGAGACGAGTCGCTACAATAAGCCGAAACTCCGCGAAAGCGTAACGCGTTTTCGTGGTCGCATTCATTCGACTGGTATCGCATGGCTCGTACCCGCAGTTCGCAATGACCTCGCAATCGTCTAGCCAATCCGTTCAGCCTGATCTGGGCGTTCCCGCCGAGCGTCTGCCGCGACATATTGCGGTGATCATGGACGGCAACGGACGTTGGGCGCAGCGGCAGGGCTTGCCGCGGGTCGAAGGGCATCGCCGCGGCGTGACGTCGGTGCGGCGGACGACCGAGGAATGTGCTCGGCTGGGCATCGAGCAGCTGACCCTCTATTGTCTTTCCAGTGAAAACTGGAAGCGGCCGCAATACGAACTCGACTTCCTCATGCATCTGCTCGAGCAGTACATGATCGAAGAACGCAGCACGATCATGGCCAACAATATTCAGGTTCGGATCATCGGTCGCCGCGATGGGATTCCGCCGCAGGTCCAGCAAGAGATGGATCGCACGATCCAGCTCAGCTCAACCAATACCGGCACCACGCTTTGTCTGGCGATCAACTATGGCGGCCGGGGCGAAATGGTCGACGCGGTCCGCAAAATGGCGACCGAGGCGGCTAGTGGCGCGCTCGATCCGGCCTCGATAACCGAAGACGCGATCGCCGCTCACTTGTACACCGCCGGCATGCCCGATCCCGACCTGTTGATTCGCACGGCCGGCGAAATGCGGATCAGCAACTTTCTGCTGTGGCAGATCAGCTACGCCGAACTTTGGGTCACCCAGCAATGTTGGCCAGAGTTTTGCGAAGAGACGTTGCATCAGGCGATACGCGACTTTGCCGGGCGAGACCGGCGATTCGGCGGGTTGAATGACGATACCGCGGAAGGAGCGACTTAGCCCGTGCTAGGATGGCGATTGATCGGCGCCGCGGCGATTATCATTCCGGTAATCACGCTCTGTTGGCTCGACTTCAGCTGGAACTTCGATCGTCCTGGAATTTGGCTCCTGCCATTGGCGGTTATGATCGCCGTGTTCGCCGCCGAAGAGGTCTTGGGGCTGTTGCGAGCCAAGCAACTGCGCCCTGCCGGATGGGCATGTCATGTCGGCACGCTCCTCGTTTTGGGGACCGCCGCGATGTCGATCTGGTGGCCGTTCGAGACGCCCCCGACCAGCATGCAGTCGAAGTGGATCTTGTTTTCATTAGCCGCGGGAATGGTGCTGTCGCTGGTCAGCGAGATGCGGCGGTACGAAAAGCCAGGCTGGGCGATCGTGCATGTCGGTCTGACGATCTTTACGATCGCCTACGTTGGCGGGCTGATGAGCTTTGTGATCCGGTTGCGATTGGTCCATAGCGAACTGCCGGACGGTAACGCCTGGGGGATGATCGCACTGTTGTCGATGATTGTCGCCACCAAAATGTCGGACGCCGGCGCCTACTTTACCGGGCGGCTGTTCGGACGGACGAAACTGGCCCCCAATCTGAGCCCCGGCAAGACGGTCGAGGGGGCGCTGGGCGGATTGGTCTTCGCCGTGTTTGGCGCCTGGGTGATTTTCGCGTTGGTCGCGCCGCAACTGACGACAAGCGAACCCCCAGCGTTTTGGCGTCTCTGTCTGTATGCGATTTGCGTCGCGATCGCCGGGATGGTGGGCGATTTGGCCGAATCGCTGTTCAAGCGAGATATGGAAAGTAAGGACTCCAGCACCTGGCTGATCGGGCTGGGAGGAGTCTTGGACGTCCTCGATTCGCTACTGGTGGCGGCCCCGATGGCCCTTTTTTTCTGGGAAATCGGTCTGGTAGGGCCGCAATAGCTAGATTTTAATCCCGCCGCAACGATCCGAATAGGCCTAAAGTGTAGCCATGAAATGAGTTACCGCACTTCCGGTGGATTTCTGATTTCGCCGGACGAAAGATTGTCTATATTTTTAGTGGTGTTGAAAACCTTCCAACTGCGGCAGCCCCAGCGGCTGACGCCGACTGCATGTACGAAGCGACTATCCGATTTCTCGACAATTCGTCTGTACTTCAGCTGTTCGGAGCCCGCGACCAACACGTTCGCCGGATTCGCGAATCGCTCGGCGTCACGATTACGCATCGTGACGGCCGGGTGCGCATCGCCGGTCGGGAACTAGCCGTCGCTCAGGCGACCAAGGTGATCGAAGCGTTACGGAATAAAGTGGAACGCCAAGGACTCATCACACTGGACGAGGTCGAAGACTCGCTGGCCGACGTCACCGGCGAGACGACGACCAAGCCGAAGACGCTGCCGATCTCGGTCTTCAAGAAGACGCAGCGCGTCACTCCCATGACCCCCGGTCAGGCGGCTTATGTCGAAATCATGCGCGAGCATGAGATGGTGTTCGCCCTGGGACCGGCAGGTACCGGCAAAACCTACTTGGCGGTCGCCTACGCCGTCGAGTCGTTGCTGGAGCAGCGGATCCGCAAGATCGTCTTGGTACGACCGGCCGTCGAAGCAGGCGAACAGCTCGGCTTCTTGCCGGGGACGCTGCACGAGAAGATCAATCCTTACCTGCAGCCGATGCTCGACTCGCTCGGCGAGATGATCGATCGAGAGCAGGTAGCCCGATACATGGAACAGAACGTCATCGAGGTGATCCCGCTGGCGTTCATGCGGGGACGGACGCTCAATGACGCGTTCATTATTTTGGACGAAGCCCAAAACACGACCGTATCGCAGATGAAGATGTTCTTGACCCGCTTGGGCAAGAACTCGCGGATGGTGATTTCCGGCGACGCGACGCAAAACGACTTGCCGCCGAACGTCAGCAGCGGCTTAGCGGATGCGATCATGCGATTGAAAGATATCAAGGGAATTGGCCAGGTCCATCTCACGCAAGCCGATATCGTGCGGCACGCTCTCGTCCAAGAGATCGTGAACGCTTACGAACGGGGAACGAACACGAACTAGCCCAACGCGAATCATGCCTCCCCATATCAAATCAAGAACGCGGTCCGATCACGTTAGCAGCATCGTGCTGAAGCCTGGCGCCGCCAAACGCCTGCTTCAGCAATTGCAGCGGCCTGAAAATGCCGCCATGGTGGCGCTTACCGCAGCCGCCGCGGTGATCTTGTGGATGGCGACAATTTCTTGGGAGCCGCCATTCCCCTATCGCGAAGACTTTGTGCCGCCCCGCGACATCGTGTCGCGGATTGATTTTGCGGTGCCTGACCCGGCCGGCGATCAGCGGGCTCGCGATGCGGCGGCCGCCAATGCCCGCACCGTCTACGAAAATAACCCGGAGCCGCTCGAGCAGATGCGCGGCAAGCTGCAGTCGGCCCTCAACGGTATCGTCGGGGCGTCCGAGTTTACGCCGAAGATTGCAGAAGCTTGGGACGACTTTCTGAAGGCGCCTGCCGCTCCCGACCAGGCCTTGCCGGAAACCGAAAAGAAACGGCTGTACGAGAAGTTCCGCACCTTCTACGCGAAGGAAGGAAAGTTGACGGCGCTCGAGCAAGGAGTCGCCGCCGCTCTGACGAGCTTCACCAAGAATGGCCTGATGGACAACAACGATCAGGCGGAAAACAAAGGGAACAAGGCCGAGGTCATCGTCTATCGCAAGGGAGAGCCCGACGCGCGGCGAACCGTTTCGATTTCCGATCTGCTGATCGCCCAGGCCCGCAACAACCTGAAGAAAAACCTTGAGATCGAACTGAGCCGGCTGCAAGAGGAAGAGTCGAGCGCCGAAGTGATCGATCCGATCTACTACTGGATCAGCTCCAACCTGCGCGGCACGCTTTCCAAGAACGAAGTGGCGACCATCGCCGAACGTCAGGCGACCGTCGACAAGGTCGAACCGGTCATGCGTCACATTCCGACCGGCGAATCGCTCGCCAAGGGAGGCGTGCCGCTCGAAGGGGAACCGCTGAAACTGCTGCGGAGCGAACATGACGCCTATTGCGACGGTTTGCCTCTGACCAAGCAACTCTGGCGTTCGCTCTCGATCGTCGGCATGTTCATCGCACTAGCCACGCTCTCGGGCGTGTACCTGGCGTTTAAGTCGCCTCAGGTGCTGGCGTCGGTCCACAACTTCTTGATGTTCTTGGTTCCGATCGCTGGCGCGGTGGCGCTGGCCTATTGGATTGACGACGCTTGGCGGGCCGAACTGGTTCCGCTGATGGCGCTCGGGATGTTGCTGTCGATCGTCTATCGGCAAGAGCTGGCGCTGCTGGTTTCCGCCTGTGCAATGTTGGCGGTCGTGTTTCTGGTGGGCGAAGGCTTGGCCACCTATGTGACGATCGCGGCCGCGACGGCGACGGCCATTTTGATGACGGTGCGCATTCGCAGCCGGACCAGGTTGATTTTTGTCGGCGTCTGGGCCGCCATCGCAGCTTTCATGACGCAGCTTGGGGTCGGGGTCGTCGTTGGTCAGCCGTTGAGTATGCGATTGCTGGAAATCGCCGCCTGGCAGGCAGGCTGGGCAATTGTGACCGGCTTTTTGATGACCGGGATTTTGCCGTTCATCGAGAAGTCGTACGGAGTATTGACCGACATCAGTTTGTTAGAACTAGGGGATGCGGCCGATCCGCTGTTGCAAGAGCTCGTCCGGCGCGCTCCCGGCACCTACAACCACTCGATCAACGTCGCATCGATCGCCGAAGCGGCCGCCGATGCGATTGGTGCCAATGGCCTGTTGGCCCGCGTCGGCGCCTATTTCCACGACATCGGCAAGATGATGAAGCCCGAATACTTCATCGAAAACCAATCCGGCGA is a genomic window of Blastopirellula retiformator containing:
- a CDS encoding HD family phosphohydrolase, whose protein sequence is MPPHIKSRTRSDHVSSIVLKPGAAKRLLQQLQRPENAAMVALTAAAAVILWMATISWEPPFPYREDFVPPRDIVSRIDFAVPDPAGDQRARDAAAANARTVYENNPEPLEQMRGKLQSALNGIVGASEFTPKIAEAWDDFLKAPAAPDQALPETEKKRLYEKFRTFYAKEGKLTALEQGVAAALTSFTKNGLMDNNDQAENKGNKAEVIVYRKGEPDARRTVSISDLLIAQARNNLKKNLEIELSRLQEEESSAEVIDPIYYWISSNLRGTLSKNEVATIAERQATVDKVEPVMRHIPTGESLAKGGVPLEGEPLKLLRSEHDAYCDGLPLTKQLWRSLSIVGMFIALATLSGVYLAFKSPQVLASVHNFLMFLVPIAGAVALAYWIDDAWRAELVPLMALGMLLSIVYRQELALLVSACAMLAVVFLVGEGLATYVTIAAATATAILMTVRIRSRTRLIFVGVWAAIAAFMTQLGVGVVVGQPLSMRLLEIAAWQAGWAIVTGFLMTGILPFIEKSYGVLTDISLLELGDAADPLLQELVRRAPGTYNHSINVASIAEAAADAIGANGLLARVGAYFHDIGKMMKPEYFIENQSGDGNRHASLLPAMSTLIIIAHVKDGADLARKHKLPRAIIDFIEQHHGTTLVEYFYREASRRSESDPSSGEEVDESSYRYPGPKPQTKEAGVMMIADMIESASRTLVDPTPARIENLVEELTMKRLLDGQFDESGLTLSELRKIQDSVTKSLTAVYHGRVKYPSQQRA